In a genomic window of Erinaceus europaeus chromosome 12, mEriEur2.1, whole genome shotgun sequence:
- the PITPNA gene encoding phosphatidylinositol transfer protein alpha isoform gives MKEDFLIKIETWHKPDLGTQENVHKLDPESWKHVETIYIDIADRSQVLSKDYKAEEDPAKFKSIKTGRGPLGSNWKQELLNQKDCPYMCAYKLVTVKFKWWGLQNKVENFIHKQERRLFTNFHRQLFCWLDKWVDLTMDDIRRMEEETKRQLDEMRQKDPVKGMTADD, from the exons ATGAAAGAAGACTTTCTGATTAAAATTGAAACTTGGCACAAACCAGACCTTGGCACCCAGGAGAAT GTGCATAAATTGGATCCTGAGTCATGGAAACATGTGGAAACCATATATATAGACATTGCAGATCGAAGCCAAGTACTTAGCAAG GATTACAAGGCAGAGGAAGATCCGGCAAAATTTAAATCTATCAAAACAGGCCGAGGACCCTTGGGATCCAATTGGAAG CAAGAACTTTTAAATCAGAAAGACTGCCCATACATGTGTGCATACAAATTGGTTACTGTCAAGTTCAAGTGGTGGGGCCTGCAAAACAAAGTGGAAAACTTTATACACAAG CAAGAGAGGCGTTTGTTTACAAACTTCCACCGGCAGCTGTTCTGTTGGCTCGATAAATGGGTTGACCTGACTATGGATGACATTCGAAGGATGGAAGAAGAGACGAAGAGACAACTAGATGAG